In Pseudoalteromonas nigrifaciens, the sequence ATTTTAAAGGTATCAGGATACGCTTCAAATAACGCAATTTGGCCAGGGCTTAAGTTCGCTTTATATTTTTCAATATTGCTTTTATCAATAGTAAACAACACTTTATCCGTATTAAACGGGTCTAAGTGATGCATACCTGCTTTATAACCTGCCGGTGCTGCGGTAATACCACCATTCCACGCAGGAATAGAACCATCTGCATTGCCTGCTTTTTGAGCGCCTAGTGGCGTTAAGTCTGCACCTAAGCGCGCAACTTCTTCGCTGCTAATTTTAGCTAAAGCAGCGTGACTTGCAAACAAGCTACAAAATGCAGTAGCAATGAGGGTAGGTTTTTTAATCATAATAATATTACCCCTAAATAGAATATTTTAAGTTAAATGAAATGTAATCGCGATCAGAGAAGGTATTAATGTCGCCGCCACCCCAAAATGAGTTGTAGCTAACATCTAATGACCACGCATTTTGATAGTTAAAGTTCATGGTTGCACCTAACGATTTACGATCCTCTATAAACAAAAACATAGGATCTGGCGTGCTACCATTTACGTCATGAGAAAATACAAAACGTGGCGAAAAGTTAATACCGTTATACAGGTTATAATAATCACCTTTAGCAATTAAGCGATAACCCCACGATGTAGCCGTAGCAAATTGTTTTTGCTCTGCTCCATTTGATAACGCCATATGTAGCGCAGAATAATCAGAACTGCCTGGGCCGGTCATAATGCCACTACGCCCAGTACCAGAAACGTTTAAACGCATTTCATCGTACTCCGGCATACTATGAATACGCACGCCACCAACCTCACCTACCACAGCCCAGCTATCTGCACCCAAAGATGGGCCAAATAAATGCGTCGCGGTAAATTGTAATTGACTGGTATTACGCTCTATATAACCTTTTGCTAGCTCGCCTGGGCCAACAACACTGACAGCATTGCCTTGGCTCATTTGTGAAATACCTGCAAATTCAGGGCGTAAACCTGCCACTGCTAATTGCTCTGGCATTGCAGCGTAAAGTAGCTCTACGTCATCAATTTGTAGTGGTTCATCTTCGCGAAAAGTAAACTCACCGGCAAACGCAGTTTCACCTAAAGATGTGTTGAAGCTCAAACCATAGAGTTTAATGTCTTCTGGGTATTCATTTTTTGCTAAAGAGAAAGCTCTTAAATTATGAATATTATCTTCAGTGATTTCAGTCGTTGTAATCATTGCTAAATCTTGGGCAAGTGAAGCTTGAGTAAAATTAGACACTCGACCAGATACTAACGGGCGACGGCTATGATAATTCACATGATAAAATGCCACTTCCGTGTCATTAAATTCAGGTAAAAACACGCCTAAACGTAAACCGTATTGGCCGCCGTCATCCGGCTCTACTTTACCTTCATCGCCTTTACCTTTTAGTGCTACCTTAGTTGGATAGGCTAAATACATTTCGGCCAGTAGCGCTTTGCCTTGAGCACTTGAAGGATCAACGCCTTTGAGTGAGGCTGCTAGGGCAAAGTCAGAGGTTAAATTATTTAAACTGTCGGTTAAAAATGCTAAATCAATATCAGGATTTGAAGTAAAACCTAACTGCACATTTTGCTGATAACCATTTTCAGAGGCAAAGTCATTGGTAGAAAAATACGTTCCCGTTGCTGGTAAGCGTGTTTCTTGCCATTGGTATTGATAAAAACCCTCTAAGGTTACGTTATCAGTAATACCTAACGACGCCCATAACATACCAACAGGTATAAAGGCTTCTTTAAGCTCTGCACCAGGCGCTTTTAAACGGTCTATGTCAACTGGGTTAACGTTAATACCATGCGATATTAATGTACTTTCACCCCAATTTATTACTTGTTGACCAACGCGAATTGATAGTGGGTTTTTTCCTTCATTTAAATCAAAGCTTGCCCATACATACGCATCTAATAAACGGATGTCAGCACAGCTTTGTGCTTTTGTATCTTTGTCATCACATGGATCGACGCCTTGGCCTGAGGTAGGGTTTACATAAGCACGATCGCCATCCATTAACTCAAAGTCATAAAAATACATAAATCGAGTAAACAAACCATAATTATCTTTACTGATAGATAGATCATGGGTGCCCTTTAATAGTTTTGAAAACGAATCACCACTATCAAAGTTTAAATCGCCTGCATCACCATTGTTTGAATATGATCCTGGTTGCGCCCACACATCTTGCGATGAGTAAACGGTATTGTTTAAGGCTGGGTTATAACCCGTCCAATCGAATGAAGGGTTGTTACTTTTACCTATTAAGCCAAAGTCTCGGTCTTCTACACGAATACTTTGCCCATAAGAAAAAGTGGAGTCGAAAGTTATATCAAAACCTCCGGCTTCAAAAACTGCCGCTTGTGCAGTCATTGCAGATAACCCTAAGCTTGCGGCTGCTAAACCTATAGCGATTTTATTTTTAACAAAAAGCGATCTTCTTATCATTTTGGTTTCCCCCCTGTCGCGGGTCATTTTGTGTGATCAAGTTATTGTTTTTAGTGTAATCGTAACGATAGAAGCGAATTAAACAAATTACAAACAGTCGCCTTCAATCAGTCATAATCTTTTTTTATTCACTGACGTTTACGCAATGGTAAGACGTCATACCAGTAATTTATACACGCAAATTAACAATAGGACAAATCGAAATTAACAAAAAGGCAATATTTATGTATATCTATAACATAAATACAAGCGCTTAAGCTACTCGTTCGAGGCGGATAAACTTATTTTCGGGGGTAAGTATCAATCTAAACCTACCTCGCACCCCTAAACTAGAAATGTAGGGGCGCAGGTAGTTTGCGGCAAATCGAATGGTTTTACCGCTGTCATCTACAACTTGTACTGAGCGATAACGTCCATGGTAGTAATCCATGCATTCGTTGTAGCTCAAATTTAATCTAAAATAATATTCAATCATGATTTAATTTAAGGCTTTTTCAACCTTCTCAAATAAATCGTCGCTCAGCGTATCTAAATCAGCTAAACGCTGCAGTTGTGTTTTCATTGCTGCAGAACGTACTTTATCGTAACGTTTCCACGACATAAAAGGCGTTAACATGCGTGATGCATTTTGCGGATTAATAGTATTGAGCTTAATGAGTAAATCACCAAGCAAAGCATAACCTTTACCATCTAGGCGATGAAATTGCGCGGTATTAAAGTGACTAAAACTGCCAATTAAAGCACGCACTCGGTTAGGGTTTGAAAAGTCAAAACAAGGATGTTCATACAGTGCTTTAATATTGTCAATTGCATCATCACCCGACTGCATGGCTTGCAGTGCAAACCATTTGTCCATTACTAATACGTCGTGTCGCCATTGGCTATCAAAATGTGCAAGCAAGGTGTCACTTAATGTATGCGACGCTTTTATAGCACCACTGAGCGCACCGAGCACATTGGTCATATTAGTTGAGCTTGCAGCTTCTTTTATAAATTCAGCCGCTGATAAACTGTCTGTTTTTGCTAGGTAATACAAACATTGTTGTTTTAATGAACGTATTGCCACAGCAGCCGCATTAACACTGCCATCGTCTTGAAGTGCTTGGTAACAATTAATAAATTCTTGTTCAAGGGTATCGGCTATTTGCTGTTCAAACTGCTGCGTAATAGTAAGAATAGCATCAACTGGGATCGTCTCAAACTCAGCTGCTAAGGTATCAAAGCTAGGGAGTTTTAACAGTTCAGCAAGTAATGCCAAGTCACCTGCTCTACTGGCTATTAATACCTGTAATGCTGCTATTATTTCATTACTTAATGGTTCAGGGTTTTTGCTTGCAATACCACGCTTAACCGCATTAATAAATAGCTGTTGCTGTGCATCCCAACGCGAAAAGTCGCTACGCGCAAAGCGCATTATGTGCAATAGGTCTTGATCGTTACTGTGCTGCTTTAATATACACGGGGCTGAAAAGTCTTCCAATAAAACGGCAACAGGTTGCTCTGCTAGCTGATCAAAATTAAATGTTTGCGTTGCTTTAGTTACATCAAGCACATGATCAACGCTCTGACCTTTATATTGTAACGGTACACTTTTCCCCTTGCTATCTAACAGCTCAATTGCAAAAGGAATATGCAAAGTATCGTTTTGTGGCTGATTAATTGGCGCAGCCTGCTCAATGGTAAGGCTAAACGTTTGCGTCTCGCTATGATAACTTTGTTGTACATTTAAACGAGGAGTACCCGATTGGCTATACCAGCGTTTAAATTGCTCTAAGTTAATATTAGATGCATCACTCATAGCACTTACAAAATCGTCACAGGTAACCGCTTGGCCATCGTGGCGTTCAAAGTAAAGTGTCATGCCCTTTTGAAAGTTAGTTTCACCAAGCAAGGTGTGCATCATGCGAATAACTTCAGCGCCTTTATCGTATACAGTCACAGTGTAAAAGTTATTCATTTCAATTACTTTTTCTGGACGAATAGGATGCGCCATAGGCCCTGCATCTTCACTAAACTGGTGAGTACGCATTACTTTAACGGCATCAATACGGTTTAGCGCGCGCGAGCCCAAATCACTGCTAAATTCTTGATCTCTAAATACTGTTAAGCCTTCTTTTAACGATAACTGAAACCAATCTCTACAGGTTACGCGGTTGCCGGTCCAGTTATGAAAGTATTCATGCCCAACAATAGATTCAATGGTGTGATAGTCTTTATCGGTAGCGGTTTCTTGATTTGCCAAAACACACTTACTATTAAAAATATTAAGCCCTTTATTTTCCATCGCTCCCATGTTGAAAAAATCAACGGCAACAATCATATAAATATCAAGGTCATATTCTAAATTAAAACGTGTTTCATCCCACTGCATCGCTTTTTTTAGTGAGCTCATTGCATGCGGTGTTTTTGACAAGTTACCTTTATCTACAAATAAGGCTAAATCGACATTCTTACCACTTTTTGTAGTATAGCTGTCATTTAATACATCAAAGTCACCCGCCACTAGCGCAAATAAGTAACTTGGCTTTTTAAACGGATCTTGCCACTTAGCAAAATGACGACCGTCTTGCGTTTCACCACTATCTACCATGTTGCCATTAGAGAGTAACTGCGGGTATTTTTTGTCTGCTATTATGGTTACATCGAATGTTGATAAAACATCTGGACGGTCCATATAGTAAGTTATTTTTCTAAAACCCTGCGCTTCACACTGAGTACAATAAGCCCCACCCGATAAATAAAGTCCTTCTAGGGAAGTATTTGTTTGCGGAGAAATTTCGGTCACTATACTAAGTTGGCAGTGATCTGGTAAATTATTAATAATGAGTTGCTCACCCACTATTTTATAATCGCTAATATCATGAGTATCTATTGAGAGCGACACTAAGCGTAAATCAATACCATCGAGTACTAAAGGTGCCGTTTTAGCGCCCACGCGGCTCAATGTAAGTAGCGCAGTGACTCTTGTTGTTAACGGCTGTAAATCAAAGTTAAGCTCGGTGTGGTTAATTAAAAAGTTTGGCGCTTGGTAGTCTTTTAAATATTGTGTTTGCGGTTTTTGTGCGGCAGTCATAAATACTCCAAAAACAGCCTCTTTTATGTTTAAAAGAGGCTGTTTAAATTAAGCTGTCTGTTTAGGTTTAATACGTAATATTTTAATACCTAAATAAGCGTAAATAATTGCCAAGACAGGGTTAATTAAATTAAAGAAAGCATACAGTGCATAGTCAAATGGATTGATCAATAACACACTTTGCATATATGCACCACAGGTATTCCATGGGATCAGCGGGCTAGTAATTGTGCCGCCATCTTCTAAGGTACGCGATAAATTAACCGGCTTTAAACCACGGTTTGCGTATTCTTCTTTAAACATCCGCCCCGGTACCACAATAGCAATATATTGATCCGCTGCAATGACGTTTGTACCAATACAAGTCGCTATAGTTGCAGTGATTAACGACCCTGTGCTTTTTGCGATTTTAAGAATACTCTTAACAAACACATCTAACAGCCCCGTTTTTTCCATAATAGCGCCAAACATCAGTGCCGTCATAATTAGCCAGGTTGTTGTAAGCATACCTGACATACCGCCACCACTGAGGAGCGCATCCATATTGTCGTCTTGGGTACTAATACTAAAACCATCAAAAAAAGTGGTCCAAATTAATTTAAAGTAGCCTATTAGCTGGCCTTGGCTTATGTCTATTTGGCTGGCAATTAAATCAGATTGAAACAACACAGCCCACACAGCGCCAAGTACCGCGCCTATCGATATAGCAGGAAACGCTGGCATTTTGCGTATCGCAAGTACTAAAAGTACAATTAAAGGCACTAGCATTTCTAAACCAATATTAAAGTTTTGCTGCAAAATAGCAGTAATTTCATCAATACGCCCTGCTTCACTCGATGCAGTCGCGTTAAACCCCATAAATATAAAGATTATTAAGGCAATTACAAAGCTCGGTACTGTAGTCCATAGCATATGCTGAATATGTTCAAATAAATCTGCCCCCACAACCGCAGGCGCTAAATTAGTAGTCTCTGATAGTGGACTAAGCTTATCGCCAAAATACGCGCCCGATATAACCGCACCAGCCGTTACTGTTTGCTCTAACCCTAAGCCTGTAGCAACGCCTAATAAAGCCACACCTATTGTAGCCGCTGTGGTCCACGAACTACCAATGCTCATTGCTACAATGCCACAAATTAAACAACTAGCTGCATAAAACCAACTCGGATTAATAACCTGTAAGCCATAGTAAATTAGCGTAGGTACTGTGCCCGAAAGCAACCAAGTGCCTATTAACGCACCTACCATAAGTAAAATTAAGATAGCACCTAACGACAAGGTGATCCCTTCAATCATCGCATCTTCTAGTTTTTTCCAATTGTAGCCATTTTTTAGACCTATTAATGCTGCTGCAAAAGTAGCAAATAACAAAGCTATTTGATTTGGCCCAGAAGAGGAATTATCACCAAATAGATAAACAGCCGCACCAAGTAAACAAATGAGAACTGAGATTGGAATGAGTGCATCAAAAAACGAGGCGGGTTTTATTGGTTTTTCTTCTAATGACTTCAAGATAAAGACTCCTACACACATCTAATGCATGTTAATTATTCTTCTTAGCACATACAGCGCATTAATCGAGCAACATTGATCTAGCTCAACTTTGTGTAATCAGCGATTATAACAATCTTGTAAATTATGGGTAGCAAAAAAGGCGCAATTGCGCCTTTTTTTATAGAGGTAAACCAATTATTACTTTTTGGCTATACGCCCGTATTTAATATAGTCTTGAGTGATCAGGGCTGCTTCCTCTAAAAATGGATCCAGCTTTTCAATTACTTCCGGCACATCATCTAAGTTTTCGATTGGTTTTTCACCTAAACGCGCTAAACGCTCATTAGTACGCACTAAAGCGCGTGCTTCATTTTCATCTTTTTCTTTAATACGCTGAGCTTCTACTAACGAAATAGTTTTGCGGTCTTTCTCTTCGTTGTAGCGAGTAATGTCTTCAAATACATAATTAAACTCTGGCTCTGACTGAATACGCTGCGCATGTTGCTTATCTAAATACGTAATAATCGGTTTTAAGTCACCCATTTCTTGGTATCTAGCGCGTACTATGCTATCCCACGGCAGTGCATTATCTTGTTTGCTTTCTCCCCACTCTGCGGGATCAATTGCAGATGGAAACGAAATATCAGGAATAACGCCTTTGTGTTGTGTGCTACCACCATTTATGCGGTAAAACTTAGCAATTGTATACTGCACACTGCCAAGCTCGTTGTCGTACAGGTCGTACGCTCGCCCTAAGCCTTTGTGCTGTTGTACAGTGCCTTTACCAAAGGTTTGCTCGCCAATCACAATACCGCGACCATAATCTTGTATCGCTGCTGCAAAAATTTCAGAAGCAGATGCACTGTATCTGTCTACTAGAACAGTTAACGGGCCATCGTAGTACGTAATACCATCGCGGTCTTTCTGCTCTTCAATACGATTATTAAGAGTGTGAATTTGTACCACTGGGCCTTGGTCAAAAAACAATCCAGAAAGCTGTGTTGCCTCGTATAAAGAACCACCACCGTTTTGACGTAAATCTATAATAACACCGTCTACTTTGGCTTCTTTTAGTTTAGCCAATTCAACTTTTACATCTTGCGACAAGTTATTATAAAAGCCAGGAATTTCAATAACGCCTATTTTACTGGTTAAATCGGAATACTGTGCTTCAAACACTTCAGATTTAGCTGCTCTGTCTTCTAGGCGTATTTTATCTCGGGTTATTTCAACTATTTTAGGCGTACCGTGCGCATCAGCGCCTTTTAAATACTGTAAACGTACTTTTGTACCTTTAGGGCCTTTAATTAAATCAACCACGTCATCTAAGCGCCAACCTATCACATCAACAAACTCTTTACCGTCTTGGGCAACGCCAATAATGCGGTCATCGGCTTTAATTTGTTGTGATTTATCGGCAGGACCACCCGGTACTAAACTGCGAATAACGGTATAGTCTTCGTCTGGGCTTAATACTGCACCTATGCCTTCAAGCTCTAGGTCCATATCCATTTTAAATTGCTCTGCACGGCGCGGCGATAAATAAGAGGTATGCGCCTCTATACTGCGTGCAAGCGAATTCATTACTATTTGAAAGGCATCTTCGGATTTTGATTGTACTAAACGCTTTTGTGCATTTTTATAGCGCTTTACAAGTACATCCTTTATACCTTCCCAATCTTTACCGGTCATTTTTAAGCGTAGTGCGTCATATTTAACGCGCTCACGCCATATTTCATCAAGTTCGTCTTGGGTGGTTACCCAATCAGCATCTTCTCGATCAAAAAAGTATTCATCTTGTTTATCAAACGTCATCTCATTTTCAAGTAATGAAAGCGAGTAATCATAACGCTCAAAGCGACGTTTAAGGCTTAGGTTAAAAATATCAAACGTAAAGCCTAACTTGCCGGTTACCAATGCGTTATCAAAGCCATTACGATATTGCTCAAATGACGCAATATCGCTGGCTAAGAATACACTTTTATTAAAATCAAGGGATTCGATATAACGATCGTACACTTTACTTGAAAGCTCATCGTTAAATCGAACCGGTGTATAGTGTGAACGAGTAAATAAGTTAACCACTCGTTTGCTGGCTGTAGCATGTTGACTTTCTTGCTTGAGCAACGGTAAGTCTTTTAACGTAACGGCTTCAACGGCAGCAAATAATGAACCTGAAAACAGGGCAGCAACTAACGGAATGAGCGTAAACTTTTTACTCATACACAACTCCTTAATTTATTTTCAGCTTAAATAATGTATAAGCTGTCAGCTTTGGTTTTAACTTGCATACCAGTCACTAATTCAACATGAACGTCGTCTTTGTTCACTTCAGTGATTATTGCATTAACAAGTGCTTGGCCAAGTTTAACCTTAACCTTATTATTAACCTTGACCTCACTTGCTGGTAAAGGTTCAATTTTTCCTGAACGCTTAACCGGTGCGGCTTTAGCTGTTTTATCTGCTGAAGTAGCATTTTTAGCGGCATGAGCAGGTTTCTTTTTGAAAGATTTTGCATCTGCATCTGGACGCGGACGTTGCTGCTTTTTGCGTTTAGCCATTTTCGCGCGGCTTTCTTCCAATGCTTTTTGTGCATGGTCGATATGCTCTTGCTCAACTTTTTCAGCTTGATTACCATCAAGATCAATACGAAACTCTGACTTAGTCACAGCTTCTAAATAACGCCAGTTAGACGTGTATTTTCTAAGCGCTTGGCGCACTTGAGTCTTGCTTACTTTTTCAGACCCTTCAATACGCTCAGCAATATCTTTAAAAATACCGACTTTAAGCGGTTTGATACCGTCTTTTTGTTTAAAACACTGCGGGAATTCTTGATATAAAAATTCCAACACTTCGTTCATATCTTTTAGCTTGTTTGTGGTTTCCATTTTAGAACCTATTTTTCACATCTTTTCATCAAGGGACGAATCAACATAGTGTATTACCCAGTCGACCAATTCTTCGAAGTCGGCCTCAATTACAGCCATATCACCACGAAGGTGTTCCCAAATACCATTAATTGTTTCATCGATAAATTCACACTCGGCTTCGTCTGGTAGACGATCCCAAGCAATATGAATCAAATCATTGAGCGTTTCCGCTACATGTTCTTCATCGCCTTCCCAATCGCCCACATCTTGTACGGCAAAAAGGTAGTCTTGAACATTTAGCAAGTCTTTCATTATAGGCTTGCCTCTAAGCATTTTACTAATGCTTCAAGACCCGCTTGATCGTCAGTATCAAATCGGCTAATACTTGGGCTATCTATATCAAGTACAGCAAATACTTTACCAGCTTTCATAATAGGTACAACTACTTCAGAATTTGACGCTGCATCACAGGCTATATGCCCATCAAAAGCGTGAACATCTTCTATTAATTGTGTTTGTCCGGTTGCAGCGGCGGTTCCACATACACCCTTTCCTACCGGAATTCGAATGCAAGCTGGGTTACCTTGAAACGGACCAAGCACTAATTCGGTAGGTGAATCCATAAAATAAAAGCCCGCCCAATTTACATCATCTAATGAAGTAAATAACAGCGCGCTTATATTTGCCATATTAGCAATTACATTCGATTCACCGCCTATCAGCGATTGCGTTTGCTTAACTAATGACTGGTAAAAATCGTGCTTTTGCATACCAAACTACTTCTTATTAAACATACAGTAGCTAAAGGTACTCTTTGTCGTGAAAAATTGAAACCTTTTGCGGCTAAAAAAAAGGAAAATGCACGCTTTATCAGCATGCTTGCTTAATAATGCTACGATTATTTTTTTGCGGTTTTACGCAGCCCAAACAAAAACAGCCCTGCAGCAAACCCAGACATCACACTATTTATTAAAAATATCTCGCCCGTAGTAGCACTAAGTAAGTAACTAAAAATAGCGCCGCCTAATAAACCAAGCGTTAAAACCCCTGAATAATTTACTTTAGCGTACTTAAACATAAGTAAGTAACCTGGCACTACAAATGCGGCCATCGTTAACCCTACAATATGTGCGTTTGCTATTGCCGTCATCAATAATTGAAAAAATATTGATAAAAAGTCGCCACTCATAGCAAGGCCATAATAAACACCCAACATACCACCAATAATGATTGGGGAGAGTAATGAAAGCCCGACACTTTTTGCAAGTTGATGTTTCATCGTAAAATCCTTAAATATACAAACATAAGCCTCAATAATATAAGCATGCCCTAAGCGAGGTAGCTTATAAATAGAGACTATGGTCGTAATTTAAACTTACAAAACAAACGCGTTATTTTATATGAGGCACAAAAAAGCCCGCTAATTAAGCGGGCTGTTTTGTTATATGGTGGAGAGATAGGGATTTGAACCCTAGATGGGCTATAAACCCATGCCGGTTTTCAAGACCGGTGCATTCGACCACTCTGCCATCTCTCCGATACTGCTATAGTTAAAAATAAGAGTGTATTTTAAACTATTTTAAATAAATGCTTATTATTGATTTTAAAAACCAATAACACCATTTATTTGTTAAATAAGTGGTGGAGAGATAGGGATTTGAACCCTAGATGGGCTATAAACCCATGCCGGTTTTCAAGACCGGTGCATTCGACCACTCTGCCATCTCTCCGCACGGCCTGAATAATAGGGAAAGCGCAGAGGTTTGTGAAGCTTTATTTTAAATTAATTGTTTAAGTGATTAAAAAACAACTAATTTGTTTAAAGTTAAAGCAAAAGTGGCCTGTATTAATTGTAATTGAACTTTTATTTAAATATTTCACTCTATTGAACTACAAAGGTTTGCCCAAACATATAAGAGTTGTTAATCTAAATTTAGTTAAATTATCGGAACTACTCAGTTTCAACCACAGGAGCTCTACAATGGCGTTTAATCAATCGTACAATACCGCTAAACCGGTAATGTCTACCATTGAAACAAACAAGGTGCTTAAAAACACCTACCTATTACTTGCTATGACACTCGCATTTAGCGCTGTTACAGCGGGTATTTCAATGGCACTACAGTTACCATACTTTATGGGATTAGTGTTCACACTTGTCTCGTTCGGCTTATTATTTGTAGTAAATAAAAAAGCAGAAACTGCATCTGGTGTATTTTGGGTATTTGCTTTTACCGGCTTAATGGGCGCAGGCCTTGGCCCAATGCTTAACCACTATGCAGAAATGCCTAATGGCCCTATGCTAATTATGCAAGCGCTGGGCTCTACCGCGCTGATATTTTTTGGTTTATCGGCTTATGCACTTAACACTAAAAAAGACTTCTCATTTATGGGTGGCTTTTTAACGGTTGGTTTAATCGTTGTTATTGTGGCAAGCATTGTTAATATTTTCATCGGTAGTTCACTGATGTTTATGGTACTTAATGCTGCTGTGGTATTAATTATGTCTGGTTTAATTTTATTTGATACCAGCCGTATTATTAACGGTGGCGAAACAAATTATATTCGCGCAACTGTGTCACTTTA encodes:
- the nhaC gene encoding Na+/H+ antiporter NhaC is translated as MCVGVFILKSLEEKPIKPASFFDALIPISVLICLLGAAVYLFGDNSSSGPNQIALLFATFAAALIGLKNGYNWKKLEDAMIEGITLSLGAILILLMVGALIGTWLLSGTVPTLIYYGLQVINPSWFYAASCLICGIVAMSIGSSWTTAATIGVALLGVATGLGLEQTVTAGAVISGAYFGDKLSPLSETTNLAPAVVGADLFEHIQHMLWTTVPSFVIALIIFIFMGFNATASSEAGRIDEITAILQQNFNIGLEMLVPLIVLLVLAIRKMPAFPAISIGAVLGAVWAVLFQSDLIASQIDISQGQLIGYFKLIWTTFFDGFSISTQDDNMDALLSGGGMSGMLTTTWLIMTALMFGAIMEKTGLLDVFVKSILKIAKSTGSLITATIATCIGTNVIAADQYIAIVVPGRMFKEEYANRGLKPVNLSRTLEDGGTITSPLIPWNTCGAYMQSVLLINPFDYALYAFFNLINPVLAIIYAYLGIKILRIKPKQTA
- the prc gene encoding carboxy terminal-processing peptidase, whose protein sequence is MSKKFTLIPLVAALFSGSLFAAVEAVTLKDLPLLKQESQHATASKRVVNLFTRSHYTPVRFNDELSSKVYDRYIESLDFNKSVFLASDIASFEQYRNGFDNALVTGKLGFTFDIFNLSLKRRFERYDYSLSLLENEMTFDKQDEYFFDREDADWVTTQDELDEIWRERVKYDALRLKMTGKDWEGIKDVLVKRYKNAQKRLVQSKSEDAFQIVMNSLARSIEAHTSYLSPRRAEQFKMDMDLELEGIGAVLSPDEDYTVIRSLVPGGPADKSQQIKADDRIIGVAQDGKEFVDVIGWRLDDVVDLIKGPKGTKVRLQYLKGADAHGTPKIVEITRDKIRLEDRAAKSEVFEAQYSDLTSKIGVIEIPGFYNNLSQDVKVELAKLKEAKVDGVIIDLRQNGGGSLYEATQLSGLFFDQGPVVQIHTLNNRIEEQKDRDGITYYDGPLTVLVDRYSASASEIFAAAIQDYGRGIVIGEQTFGKGTVQQHKGLGRAYDLYDNELGSVQYTIAKFYRINGGSTQHKGVIPDISFPSAIDPAEWGESKQDNALPWDSIVRARYQEMGDLKPIITYLDKQHAQRIQSEPEFNYVFEDITRYNEEKDRKTISLVEAQRIKEKDENEARALVRTNERLARLGEKPIENLDDVPEVIEKLDPFLEEAALITQDYIKYGRIAKK
- a CDS encoding GAF domain-containing protein, whose translation is MQKHDFYQSLVKQTQSLIGGESNVIANMANISALLFTSLDDVNWAGFYFMDSPTELVLGPFQGNPACIRIPVGKGVCGTAAATGQTQLIEDVHAFDGHIACDAASNSEVVVPIMKAGKVFAVLDIDSPSISRFDTDDQAGLEALVKCLEASL
- the pepN gene encoding aminopeptidase N; translation: MTAAQKPQTQYLKDYQAPNFLINHTELNFDLQPLTTRVTALLTLSRVGAKTAPLVLDGIDLRLVSLSIDTHDISDYKIVGEQLIINNLPDHCQLSIVTEISPQTNTSLEGLYLSGGAYCTQCEAQGFRKITYYMDRPDVLSTFDVTIIADKKYPQLLSNGNMVDSGETQDGRHFAKWQDPFKKPSYLFALVAGDFDVLNDSYTTKSGKNVDLALFVDKGNLSKTPHAMSSLKKAMQWDETRFNLEYDLDIYMIVAVDFFNMGAMENKGLNIFNSKCVLANQETATDKDYHTIESIVGHEYFHNWTGNRVTCRDWFQLSLKEGLTVFRDQEFSSDLGSRALNRIDAVKVMRTHQFSEDAGPMAHPIRPEKVIEMNNFYTVTVYDKGAEVIRMMHTLLGETNFQKGMTLYFERHDGQAVTCDDFVSAMSDASNINLEQFKRWYSQSGTPRLNVQQSYHSETQTFSLTIEQAAPINQPQNDTLHIPFAIELLDSKGKSVPLQYKGQSVDHVLDVTKATQTFNFDQLAEQPVAVLLEDFSAPCILKQHSNDQDLLHIMRFARSDFSRWDAQQQLFINAVKRGIASKNPEPLSNEIIAALQVLIASRAGDLALLAELLKLPSFDTLAAEFETIPVDAILTITQQFEQQIADTLEQEFINCYQALQDDGSVNAAAVAIRSLKQQCLYYLAKTDSLSAAEFIKEAASSTNMTNVLGALSGAIKASHTLSDTLLAHFDSQWRHDVLVMDKWFALQAMQSGDDAIDNIKALYEHPCFDFSNPNRVRALIGSFSHFNTAQFHRLDGKGYALLGDLLIKLNTINPQNASRMLTPFMSWKRYDKVRSAAMKTQLQRLADLDTLSDDLFEKVEKALN
- a CDS encoding DUF2835 domain-containing protein — protein: MIEYYFRLNLSYNECMDYYHGRYRSVQVVDDSGKTIRFAANYLRPYISSLGVRGRFRLILTPENKFIRLERVA
- the proQ gene encoding RNA chaperone ProQ; amino-acid sequence: METTNKLKDMNEVLEFLYQEFPQCFKQKDGIKPLKVGIFKDIAERIEGSEKVSKTQVRQALRKYTSNWRYLEAVTKSEFRIDLDGNQAEKVEQEHIDHAQKALEESRAKMAKRKKQQRPRPDADAKSFKKKPAHAAKNATSADKTAKAAPVKRSGKIEPLPASEVKVNNKVKVKLGQALVNAIITEVNKDDVHVELVTGMQVKTKADSLYII
- a CDS encoding DUF1302 domain-containing protein, whose product is MIRRSLFVKNKIAIGLAAASLGLSAMTAQAAVFEAGGFDITFDSTFSYGQSIRVEDRDFGLIGKSNNPSFDWTGYNPALNNTVYSSQDVWAQPGSYSNNGDAGDLNFDSGDSFSKLLKGTHDLSISKDNYGLFTRFMYFYDFELMDGDRAYVNPTSGQGVDPCDDKDTKAQSCADIRLLDAYVWASFDLNEGKNPLSIRVGQQVINWGESTLISHGINVNPVDIDRLKAPGAELKEAFIPVGMLWASLGITDNVTLEGFYQYQWQETRLPATGTYFSTNDFASENGYQQNVQLGFTSNPDIDLAFLTDSLNNLTSDFALAASLKGVDPSSAQGKALLAEMYLAYPTKVALKGKGDEGKVEPDDGGQYGLRLGVFLPEFNDTEVAFYHVNYHSRRPLVSGRVSNFTQASLAQDLAMITTTEITEDNIHNLRAFSLAKNEYPEDIKLYGLSFNTSLGETAFAGEFTFREDEPLQIDDVELLYAAMPEQLAVAGLRPEFAGISQMSQGNAVSVVGPGELAKGYIERNTSQLQFTATHLFGPSLGADSWAVVGEVGGVRIHSMPEYDEMRLNVSGTGRSGIMTGPGSSDYSALHMALSNGAEQKQFATATSWGYRLIAKGDYYNLYNGINFSPRFVFSHDVNGSTPDPMFLFIEDRKSLGATMNFNYQNAWSLDVSYNSFWGGGDINTFSDRDYISFNLKYSI